A window from Physeter macrocephalus isolate SW-GA chromosome 11, ASM283717v5, whole genome shotgun sequence encodes these proteins:
- the LOC112062228 gene encoding LOW QUALITY PROTEIN: protein SPT2 homolog (The sequence of the model RefSeq protein was modified relative to this genomic sequence to represent the inferred CDS: inserted 2 bases in 1 codon; substituted 2 bases at 2 genomic stop codons), with amino-acid sequence MDFREILLIASKAQGVNNVLKRXSLAEGPPKKDPKVKGVQSAAVQAFLRRKEEELRQKALEEKRRKEELVKKRIELKHDKKARAMAKRTKDNFHGYNGIPVEEKSKKRQATQTHTSQGTDQEFEMEEEDEFLEYNQAESEQEYEEEQEPPKVESKPKVPLKSAPPLMNFNNLLRLAEKKQYKPVEIKVVKKTEERPMTAEELREREFLEQKQRKRKPKTDARLPPTRKVPCQKESVGTKLSKGSGDTHPSSKDTHPSXGTPLPYAEKKSRPSTANEKHLRLSSSKSMPGERTKVVSGKCAQPLPCEGRDRSVFSGAGKPHSSTCSPCIPKTSAKGTPKSATEHKTKNSPHPSHSRPGPTVTPHNKVKSPGVRQPGSSSSSAPGRPSTGTARPTVSSGPMPRRQNGSSNSGPERSVSGTRKPTSDLNPPGRTVGGTSGLGRPAGSSGCPGXPTSGSCGSGRPVGSSGGPGRPVSSPHDLRRPVSGSGAPRQSVNGPGQSVVPAGRTVSSSDPGRPVSSFGPGRAVSTSGPSLKPKCTVVSETISSKSIISRSSNGQMNGMKPSLSGYRSAQGPQRLPFPGSYKRQREYEEEDDDDEYDSEMEDFIEDEGEPQEEISKHIREIFGHDQKKYKDESDYALRYMESSWKEQQKEEAKSLRLGTQEHLDEMRREEEEMRRRKAEKLKKR; translated from the exons ATGGACTTCAGGGAAATTCTCCTGATAGCTTCCAAAGCACAAGGTGTCAACAACGTGCTGAAAAG TAGTTTGGCAGAGGGGCCTCCCAAAAAAGACCCGAAAGTTAAGGGTGTCCAGTCGGCAGCTGTCCAGGcttttctcagaagaaaagaagaagagctCAGACAAAAAGctttggaagagaaaaggagaaaagaagaactaGTGAAAAAGCGAATTGAGCTAAAACATGACAAGAAAGCAAGAGCTATGGCCAAGAGGACAAAGGATAATTTCCACGGTTACAATGGGATTCCTGTTGAGGAGAAGTCAAAGAAGAGGCAGGCAACGCAAACCCACACTAGCCAGGGGACAGACCAAGAGTttgagatggaggaagaggatgaATTCTTAGAATACAATCAAGCAGAGTCAGAGCAAGAGTATGAGGAAGAGCAAGAACCTCCCAAAGTTGAAAGCAAGCCAAAGGTCCCCCTTAAAAGTGCCCCACCACTCATGAACTTCAATAATCTGCTCAGGCTGGCCGAGAAAAAGCAGTATAAACCGGTGGAGATAAAGGTAGTGAAGAAGACAGAAGAGCGGCCTATGACTGCAGAAGAACTTAGGGAGCGAGAATTCCTTGaacaaaagcagaggaaaaggaaacctAAGACAGATGCAAGATTACCACCAACCAGAAAAGTACCCTGTCAGAAAGAAAGTGTGGGCACAAAACTTAGCAAAGGTTCTGGAGACACGCATCCTTCTTCCAAGG ACACGCATCCTTCTTAGGGTACTCCCCTTCCTTATGCTGAGAAGAAATCCAGACCCAGCACAGCTAATGAGAAACACTTGCGTTTATCTTCATCCAAATCCATGCCAGGAGAAAGGACCAAAGTAGTATCTGGCAAGTGCGCCCAACCCTTGCCTTGTGAGGGCCGTGACAGATCTGTTTTCAGTGGGGCTGGAAAGCCCCACTCCAGCACCTGTTCACCATGTATCCCAAAGACTTCTGCTAAAGGGACTCCAAAATCTGCTACTGAGCACAAAACCAAAAACTCTCCTCATCCTAGCCATTCCAGGCCTGGACCCACGGTCACCCCACACAATAAGGTCAAGAGTCCAGGTGTCAGGCAGCCAGGCAGCAGCTCCAGCTCAGCCCCTGGGAGGCCTAGCACAGGGACTGCTCGGCCCACAGTTAGTTCTGGCCCCATGCCCAGGCGCCAGAATGGCAGCTCCAACTCAGGACCCGAGCGATCAGTCAGTGGGACCAGGAAGCCAACCAGTGACTTAAATCCCCCAGGACGGACAGTCGGTGGTACAAGTGGCCTTGGTCGACCTGCAGGCAGCTCAGGTTGCCCTGGGTGACCTACCAGTGGCTCCTGTGGTTCTGGGCGGCCTGTGGGCAGCTCTGGTGGCCCTGGGCGGCCTGTGAGCAGTCCACATGACCTTCGACGACCAGTGAGTGGCTCAGGGGCCCCTAGGCAGTCAGTCAATGGCCCTGGCCAATCAGTAGTTCCAGCTGGACGAACTGTCAGCAGTTCAGACCCTGGTAGACCAGTGAGCAGCTTTGGACCTGGGCGAGCAGTTAGTACCTCAGGTCCCTCTCTGAAGCCCAAATGCACTGTTGTCTCAGAAACAATTTCTTCCAAGAGTATAATCAGCCGATCCAGcaatggacagatgaatggaatgaAGCCTTCCTTATCTGGCTACAGATCTGCCCAAGGTCCTCAaaggcttcccttccctggtagTTACAAAAGGCAGCGAGAATATGAAGAGGAGGACGATGATGATGAATATGACTCTGAAATGGAAGATTTTATTGAAGATGAAGGAGAACCTCAGGAAGAAATATCCAAGCACATTCGAGAAATCTTTGGCCATgaccaaaaaaaatacaaagatgaaagcGATTATGCCTTACGTTACATGGAGAGCAGCTGGAAAGAgcagcagaaggaagaagcaaAGAGTTTAAGACTAGGTACACAAGAACATTTAGACGAAATGAGAcgtgaagaagaagaaatgagacgTCGAAAGGCCGAGAAGCTGAAGAAGCGTTAG